One window of Triticum dicoccoides isolate Atlit2015 ecotype Zavitan chromosome 5A, WEW_v2.0, whole genome shotgun sequence genomic DNA carries:
- the LOC119302787 gene encoding auxin-responsive protein SAUR36-like, whose translation MIHPKKFAQLAKKWQRKVAARAGGQQADECCSPVADKGHCVVYTADGARFEVPLAYLGTTVFTELLRIAGEEFGFTSSQGGRITLPCNAAVMDYVLCLVRRDASEEVERAFLSSIVGHCHGQDASVGPTHQFALCT comes from the coding sequence ATGATCCATCCAAAGAAGTTTGCTCAGCTGGCCAAAAAGTGGCAGAGGAAGGTCGCAGCCAGGGCCGGTGGCCAGCAAGCTGATGAGTGCTGCAGCCCAGTCGCTGACAAGGGCCATTGCGTGGTGTACACCGCCGACGGGGCGCGGTTTGAGGTCCCGCTGGCGTACCTCGGCACGACAGTCTTCACCGAACTCCTGAGGATCGCTGGGGAGGAGTTTGGCTTCACGAGCAGCCAGGGAGGCAGGATCACGCTGCCTTGCAATGCCGCGGTTATGGACTATGTCTTGTGCCTGGTTAGGAGAGATGCCTCCGAGGAGGTCGAGAGAGCGTTCTTGAGCTCCATTGTTGGCCATTGCCATGGCCAAGATGCATCGGTGGGACCTACCCATCAATTTGCTCTTTGCACGTAG